A stretch of DNA from bacterium:
GCTGCTGCCTGCCCTGACCTTCGTTCCAGCGGGGGGCTCCTTGACCACCAGATACGGGCCGGTGACTTCCGCGTTGCGCTGCCAGAGGTCCTGCTCCTGGGCGTTCAGCGGGGCGATGCCGCCGGCGGCGCTCATCTGCCCGGCGGGCAGCTCCTGCTGGTCCTCACTCTCGGTCAGAGCGACCTTCCCCTCCTTCACCGACACGAGCGTCTTGCCGTCCTGTCCGACTTCTACCGAGAAGATCGTGCCGCGCACGCCGGCGGTGGCCGTCGGGGTGATGATCTCGAACTTCGACTTCTGCGAGAGCACCTTGAGGATGCGGATCCACACGCGGCCGAGGTCGAGCTTGAAGAGGGCGGTATCGGCCTTCGTCGCCGCGTTGTAATGGTTCTTGAGGACGGTGACCAGGGAGTTGGGGCCGATGCGCATGCGGGTGTCATCCACCCAGTGTAGATCGAGCTGCGACTTCTCACCCGTC
This window harbors:
- a CDS encoding FecR family protein — its product is MRKAAVLLLSTAAVLMVVGVLITQSLLILQRVAAVENVQGIVWLRQHGEGDFVPLADRARVAAGDVLKTGEKSQLDLHWVDDTRMRIGPNSLVTVLKNHYNAATKADTALFKLDLGRVWIRILKVLSQKSKFEIITPTATAGVRGTIFSVEVGQDGKTLVSVKEGKVALTESEDQQELPAGQMSAAGGIAPLNAQEQDLWQRNAEVTGPYLVVKEPPAGTKVRAGSSLEVSGVAEPGAAVTVNGQPQTLRLQKLFTATVTAPNKPGRMEIVCEAKDRRGMVTGRVLSLEVTP